The segment CACAGTGATCCTTCGTGTTTTCCCAGCACTATGCCATAGAAACTATGAGGTTTGAGGAGTAGAAAGTGGGGCTACAGTTAAATCATTTCAAAGTTAAAGTTCAAGCAACCTATATAGATAAACATTAATAGACAAGTTTCAGTCAAATACTTATGGTTAAGCCTATAACACAGCCCAGTGTTAAAGTAAAGTGCAAACAATTATATTTGCAACATTAGAATACTGTAGGCTATCCAATATGCAGTCACTTCACATTATGGGGCTAAAGAACACAATTTTTTTAGGGATCACATGCATAATTATGTACAATAACAATATAACACAATATAAGAAAAATCggatggtttaaatgtcctttgaaatacTACTAACCACTTGTTTTTGTATGATGGAAATTTTAAGTAggtcattaattattaaatacatttaacattttctcatttattagatgcgtttatccaaagcaacttgcaaaCGAGGACAATTGATAAGCCTCAGTAAGCCCAACGCAGTCCACGTATaggtttatattgtattatatacaggtgcatctcagtaaattagaatgtcgtggaaaagttaatttattttcagtaatttagtaaTTCAAATCGAGGCCATGGAGCCATGGGATGCGACCAGTTGATGCGGTCAACTGTCAAatagctccaatcactaccattcttcaattagacacgggacatatagtATGCGTGGCACTAATGCTAggtaagtatgctcaaatggctcgcaaccttccctccctccccattataagcatgagcatattactgtgcaccttctggttgtcgtcttctttgtttcagatcactaaggctttcaagTCTCAGCTGccatggacctcactgctgagagacactcatcctcataaccaggctacagaaTAGACATCCTACTGTCACATCTACACCATTACCACTGTTTGCTTTTAAAGACATTCATTAAATGTCTTAATTGTCATCTATTTCCAAGCTGATggtttcggggggggggggggggttaaggtttaagctcttgtatgtttttattaatttggagcaagaacccccatatgGAACCATACCaggataaattgtgttcaataaactcaagtaacttgccaaagtggtcctgTCTGAACTCAAATTGTGGCTCAAGTTTGGCTCTCATTTAACAAAATGGTGGTGTTTCAGAACACACCCACTGAAACCAGTGTAACCTTCACGGACCAATAGTAACTCAAAGTTGTTTAGACAAATTAGACAAAATTAACTCCCCCAGAAAGTTCGCTTTGGTCAGCTGTTTCAAACTGCCAAAACAAACTCAAAATTAACTTAGTTTTGGCCCGATGTTGTTCGAAATTACATCATATCAGTTCAGTTCAGCcttaaggctgcggttctcttggttggttgtgcatctttttcttccacaatttttagttccactcaactttctgttaatatgcttggatacagcactctgtgaacagccagcttattggcaaagCATTTTTGtgactccttgtgaagggtgtcagtgattgtcagagaccattttgatgCAAGaagatcaaactttttttttttaaattcatagattcatttataaattaagtaGAATAATGGGAACACAGAACAATCTTGTACAGAGCTTTACTGAGCTGACTGTTGTAACCCAACGTGACAAGGGTTTAAAGGCTGAAAGgctgactgacagacagagaaaAGAGTTTGTGTTAACTTTAATGAAGGAACTCTGTAATTTCGCTATTATCATCAATTAATCTCTCAGCACTTTgttaacccttgtggattgttcaaattcgcTACCCTTTTggtatgttcgggatgaaaacatcaactcaattaaactcctgtaaaaatgtatcagattcatatatatttttttttttgcatgaatctgttaatcaacttcagtcctgatcaaaactaccaaatgctttttttttaaatccaacatTTTagctctttaattgccaagttcataaattatgtcactgatttggggagaaaaaaacacacaaaatgacttattttcaatataaaagtaattgtggctggattttttatttttttttttttttataacatgtcatgtcaaagattagtagcaacattggctttgatgcatttttagtttttgtgcagcattagatttaaaaaaattctccctaatttgttgttggtggctgtttttgccccattgacttccattataatgaaatttttgattgcaaagccatgacaccatataatcatgcattcttgattgtttgtggttttcccttttgggaagaggtaaaatttgttatttttacagttgatcactaggtgggaccattaacccattagataggcctgtgcataaaaaggcttagtttctgtcttgtatatggagttatatggagtataacagcaaattatagtgtttgtgtgtgtgtgagattcttgattgttggtggttttccctgttgggaagaggtaacatttgttatttttacagttgatcactaggtgggaccattaaccctttagataggcctgtgcaaaaaaagcttagtttctgacatgtatatgaagctatatggagtataacagcatattatattgtgtgtgtgtgtatgtatgtgtgtgtgtgtgtgtgtgtgagagagagagagagagagagagagagagagagagagagagagagagagagagtgagagagacctttgcgtttttttaaacatttggtagttttgatcaggactgaggttgattaatagatttatgcaaaaaaaaaaaaatgtatctgatacatttttacagcagttaaattcagtggatgttttcatccacaaacATACCGAAAGgctagtgaatttgcccacagtgtaccattgagtttttgaaaaatttcaaagcatttcccaaaatatgggtcaaaataaaccaaaccaaaaccaaaaatcattccattagctcaaacatagagaaagttgtggccaaaataagactcaactttaccccccagtggacgaaaacgtccccaacaacacATAAGGGTTAAACTGCATTGAAACATACCTCCATAATAAGATGCTCAATGGTGATTGATGATATGTTTAACAAAATCTATCCACTGCTGATGTACTTTTGCATATGATATCATCTTATACAAAATGGTTCTATGCTAACAAAAAGCTTGTAATCAcaatataatactaataaatgtcaaataaaagtTGTGGATGCATTGGCTTTTCAGAGTGAAGAACTGAAATAAATCTATGTAAATCTGTGTACTccatacagtacagtatgtgcattttaatatgttttaaggCCTAAAAAAGTCAGTCGGTTGGTCCAAaattatgtcactgccaaaacttttggccatgactgtacttCCTGGATAAGGCTCAGTTGAGGACACTAGTTAGTATGGTGAGTGCACAAAGTACTAATTATATTATGATGGTCCAACTCAGTAAATAATATCCTAAAtgaagcacaaataaataaatgcagtaagAAAAATCATGGCTCTAAAATTAGTCAACTGAAGTACTGGGGTTTGCTTAAAGACATTAATCtgtttcagaatcaaaaactgGATGAATTAAAAAGTTTTTGGCTTATGAAAAACCTGCTTTTGTACGTGGCTCGGGATTGTGAAGCGTTCTTGCTGACGTGACAAATGAAAATGTGccaacattttgttgtatgtgtaAAAAGTTCAGCAAATCTGCTAACTGCATGGGATTTTACCACCTGTTGAGTGCCTATCAAAGAATTATAAAGGGAGTTGGAtcaaaaaacatgcacacacacctaAATACAAACAAGGTAAGCATCTTTAACACTACATCACACCTCagcttcagataaaaaaaaaaaaatcaatttcaatacaaaaaacaacaacaaaaaacaaacaaacaaaaaaaccctattaaaaccagcctaagctggttGCCTGGTTTTACAGTTCATGCTTgtttaagctgttttttttaacagGGTGGTActataaagctaaaaaaaaaacaccataaggATTAGTCCATTTAAGTTTATTATGTGAAGTCTTATGAAATCATAGTTATCAGTTATATGGGTGTTATTTGTGGGGAAAGACCGAAATTTGCTGCGTTCATGAGACCTTGTCGATGTAATGAACGgatgattcatttgagtcaaatCTTTTCAGTTCACAGAATCGAGCTTGTCGTATTCAACTGTTTTTTATACAGTCTCAAGTGCTTTGTTGTCggaaataataaaatgtagcaTAGCATCCCATTGgttgaaaaacacattataacacatgataggtacaaattgatagcctgaatgcactgtaagtcgctttggataaaagtctctgctaaatgcatacatttaaattgaatttaatataaacctttCACAGCGCTACACATGCCGTTTGATAACAATTCTGGAATCTTGGTCAAATACATGCTTATTTCACTGCTAATAAAACATGCAATGTGCTTCAAATGATATACAAGTTAGCCTATAAATGCACAAATTTAGTGACAAGACAAAGTGATGTATCTTGTTTATTGTGAGTATAGGGAGGACAATAATAGAGCCTGTTTCAAAACAATATGAACTTCAGAAAAGTATTTACTGGATTAAGGCAGGTTTtaacatacatatttatttagaaaaacctgccaaaaaaaatctaacttactAAGCTTGCTTATCGAACAGAATAAAGTGCGTCTTTAACAGATCAGAGGAAAAGCAAGTAAAACATTAGCTGTCTGTGTCATGTGGGGCATTGagaatataatgaaaatataactAAGATTTCTTtaagtctttaaaataaatgaatctttCAGAACCAtgaattttaaacaaatatttttgataCCAATAATATAATTAACCCACAACAGAATAATTGTGTATGCCACACTGattctatttttttcttaatatttgacTGTGATAAATTGTCTTAAAGCAGCTTAAATTAATGCTGCTGTCATATAGGCTGTATTTAGAGTAAAAACTACCAAACGGAACCAAAGCTACACATTAAATCCTTATTCTCAGCCTCGACCAATAGCATCCATTAAACTGTAACCAACCACACTGACAATGTACAGGGTTTATAGACCTGTGTTATTGAGGCATTGTGTTTCAGGCTGCTTGAAGGTAAAGCTATGGAGCTACTAGTTcacatatgggggggggggggggggggggtctggtaTGGTTACTGGAAAACAGGCTCAGATGATGCAATCCATGATGTGGATCTGCAAGGAGTCCAGATCAGGTAGGACTTCCCCACATTTAGGACAAGCGTGTTCTGGAATATTCTGTTGCTGCCAATCACCTGTGGAATAAAGAAGTCTATATTAATTGTTATCCCGATATGCAGTTACAAGTGTAGTTGCACAGAAAGTGTACAGCATGGACTCTTTAAGGTAAGGTACTACCGATACCTCCTTGCAGGTGATGTGGAGATGGTGGTCCTTGTGGATTGGCTCCACGTGACACGTGTCTCCTTTGCATCTCACTCATGGAATGCctgtagcattaaaaaaaaatccattttcaATATCACAGAGGTCAGATGGGAGCAGGTAAGTGTTTGAAGTGAATGACATACTTGCCAAGTGACTCCATCTCCTCCTGAAGTTGGGTGTTCTGTTTCTTCACATACTCCAGCTGAGTGGCCAAACGCTCTTTCTCTTCGTGAATCTTCTCCCGAGCTGCTCGTTCTGCGTAGAAATCCGAGGAATATATCTCTGCctgtatgtgcacacacacacacaaaaacccagataataataaatgatacagAACACAAAGACCTTTAAAAAGTGGGAGGATGCCTATTCAGTCATGCAACTATACAATCATTCGTACCTGAGCCTGGAAAACAGAGATTGTTTCTAGTTCCTTTTCCTTCTGAAAGATTTCCATCTTCATCTCGTCGATCTTCTGCTGTTTGTCTGCCAGCGCCTTTTCAGCCGTAGCAAACCTGGTTTGGAGGTCATCATACTCTTCCCGTGATACACACACCTAAGGATGCAGAGGATGAACAACCAACATACTCCTAATAGTAAATTAAATGCCTCATATCAaactgttttttaatataaaaacttttttctgCAAGCTTAATACTCCTTCAAAAATTAAGACAACAGTTGTAGTTCACGAATGTACCTATATAATAGTGCCTGGccgaatacagaaaaaaagtttttggaaGTAAATTTGGAAGGAATTTGAACCTCTCTCTTCCTTTTTTCCTCTTGGAGCTCATTGTAGTCTTCAAACAGCTTGGTATAGGCATCTTTCAGCTGGTTCAGGTTGTGCCTGGCAAAGAAAGATAACAGGATTATTATCAAAACATCATAAACACAATGTGCAACCGAATTGAGTCTGTACTTCCCCCATGTAACTGTTCAAACGTGTGTTTTTTAGACATCAGATGGGGGAAGTAACAAGTTGCACCCACTTCTCATCCTGAGTTTTCTTCTGTTCCAGTTTAACAGCAGCCTGAAGGCTTTCCATCTGAACCCTTAAAGAGTCGTTCTCAGCCAGAACCGTCTGTTTCTCTCCGAGCTGAGTTTTCACAGTACCTAGATCCTGCTCCAGATCTTTACACCtgcagagaaagaaatataaagacTATAATAATCATACAtataacaaatatgtttttattatttacactttGTTTATTCTTATTTGATTTGGTTCTTGGTGACTGGTGTTTCTGACCTGTCCTGCAAGCTTCTTTTGATGTCCTCAGCCTCGTCCAGTTTGAGCTGAGCCTGTTTCAGTTCATCACAGAGCTTCAACAACTGCTCCTCCAGATTCTTTACCTCAGCGCTCGACTGGTGAAAACAAACATTGAAAAGAAGGTTGCTTCCTCATTGACCATGTAAATTCAAAGTTGTTTCGCTTTCTTTCAGACAAGCCGGTCCTCGAAGACCACAGTCAGATGGCTGTTCAAAAACACTACACGGTTAGCTATAAAAGTCTGATTATCCTACATTGATTTCAGTTGTACAGGGCAGAGATGTCTGTGCGCTGCTGTCAGCGTGTTCCAGTCTGTTCTCCAACTCGGCAATTCTGCAAATAACACAATATACGCATACAATAAAAGAAGCTCAAACACCTTAAGTGGGGTCTCTAAGAGGGTATGCAAAATTGTGTCTTACCTCCTACGTGCCTCCTGAAGCGCTAGCTGCAGTTTCTCCTTCTCATCCGTCTCTGCTCTGAGGGATTGAAGCAGCTGCCTCACCGTCTGTTCCTCCGACTCAGCTTTTGACCTGTGTACACGTATTTGCTTAGTTATCAAATTAAGGACCTATTCTATTTTGTTCATACAATTACTATAGATTGACGATCGCCCACATCCTATCTTTAACCCATAATGGAAAGTTGTGCATCTTCAAGAAGCAATTTGAATCTGTTTTCCAATTTAAGACACCCAAATACAGTGTTTTTGTCTGATCTAGCTCCATTTCTAGCTCACAAACTATAActacacaaaaaaaatgaaaatatgcgttttagaatttatttgcaattaattgCAAATGTATGCATAATTCTGCAGTGCTTACATGCTGAAAGCACATGGGTCCTTTTGCATATTGGGCAAATCTCTGGTCACTTTTAACTCATCTTCCTGTGGAAGGAAGCACAGAGAGTGACAAATTGAGCCACATAGTGTTGCttcattgtgattgtgtgtgcatgtgcatactTACAGCTATTCTAATCTCAATGAAGGAGTCTCTAGGTGAACCTTGACCTATTTTAAGCTGGAGTTCAGAGTTCAACGCTACCAGGTCATTCTTCTCAGCCTGAAGACGAGCAATCTGACCCCTCAGCGCCTCCAGTTCGGTGTGTAAACACTATGGCAAATATCATTAGTCTTTTTAAATTGATTATATACTTCTGTGTGGCACGATTTCCACAGTTTCTATCTCGTCTCACCTCAGCTCCACTTTTTTCACGCTCTTCCACTCGTTTCTTCAGCGCTTCGTTCTCCACCTCCATAGCATTCAGTCTGGTTTTGGCCTCGTCTAATCGTTGCTCCAGGAAGTCTCTCTCCTCCTTCTGCTTCTCCTTCCATGCTGACAGGCCCTCAAATCTCTCCTTCATTGACAAGTTGGTTTGTTTCAGGGCTTCTGTGGGATACACATGAGGACATTGGGTTTGTTGTGAATGATGGAGTGAGTTTTTGTGGATTGTGACTGTGAAATGAAATCTCACCCTTCAGTTCTCGGTTCTCTTTGATCAGGGTGTTCATTTGCTGGAGGGTCTCTTCTAAACTGCCCAGATTCCCTGGGTCGGTCCCGCGTGGGTGGCTGATGTCCCCGTTCATCATCGATGAACCAGATGCCGTGTTTCTGAAATTGCACAACATAACACAAGAATGGTTAAAAAGGCAATTATCAGCACagaaataaaagtgaaacttAGAGTGAACCAAAAATGTATGTGCTAGTGCTAGTATGTTCAAAATGCAAACAGTTAATAAAGAAACTAAAAAACAGACAATTCGAATAGTATAAGTTGTTCAGCTGATCCAAATCACTAAACCTGAATTTATTAGTCCGTTAAACCCAGACTCGTTCTAATTGGTGGCAACGATTCGGTGGTTTGGAAGGAATGACAATATGTACACAAACCTACAGAATGACATTAGTGTAGATGACACACATGTATGAGTGgcaaataattgttttctttagTTTAAATCTAAATGGTGACTGTTAAAATACTACCCGGGACGTTTCACAATACAAATAACGAGAAATCGAAAGTTAGCTAGGATGTTTGCGGTAGACACTCGTTAAACTACGCCCTAATATGTTCCGTAAGTACGCAACATGCCAAAATATCCGGAGACACTTTTTTAAAGACATGTCACTTTAAATAATTCTCTACATTTTAAGAGCATTACGATACTCACCAAGCGTTCACTTGTTGTGTACACCAACTTGTTTTGTGAAATGCTGCGTTTCCTGATCCAGACGTCAGTGCAGCGCTGAACGCACAGATCTGTGATTCAGAAGGATTGGGCTGTTTACACTAAGCGTTATGCAAGTAAATGTCTATCCGATGCCATAAAGCTCTAGTCTCTGTAGACTTTTCCATGCACAGCACTGAACCAGCTGATGGTGACGGCCCAGGATTTCCCTGCGCCTGTCCTGCTGAGGTCATCACGCATGACGCACACAGAACTGGAGCAAAGGGAGGGGCTTTGAGCCAGAGTTTAGTAAATGTGTAACAGGCATACTCACGCTTCAATATatcaagaacaacaacaatagtaaataaatagtgttataATAAAGAGTTGAGGTCCTCATCATGTAATGACTTTGTTGATGCACTAGATGGCGCCACAGAGCTAAACGACAAAGTGCATGCTTTCAAAACCTGTGGCGTGTAAGACTTTAAATGGCTTTACTGCTTGTGGGGAAATCTTATTAAAGATTATTATCTTTTAGTTTCAAAGATAGTTcgaatataaattataatttggtAACCTAATAACCTACAGAATGTTGAATGTAACTTTTGTGCTTATCAAATTTCAAAATACTAGTTTAAACACTTATATCACCAGCATGAAATAAAAGGATAATAttctttgttatattatttatatgaattattaattattctgttctgcattttaatatgaatattatagAAGTTGTATCCTAGTTAATGAAGGCACTTGgggaatttaaataattaaaaatgggcAACACAATACAAAGACAAACTACTTCATATTgtttagtaaaataaacttttccatTACTGAAAAGTAGAGAGCTCACACGTTCTATAATGTCTTTTCCCTAAAGTCACTTTTATAGAAAGTGAATGTCCATGAACAGTGATGTTTTCTCTTGTGTAATCATTCAATAGAGTCAGAAAACTAGTCCAAATGCCGTTCAGGAGTGCAGCAGTGAGGCTGCGTGATGGACGCATGACGCAGCGCGTCTATTGGCTGTTTAAACTCCAGCGCGTCCGATTGGCCTGAGACGAACTTTAGGAGTGATGGAGCAGGACGTGAGAATTTAATTAAGTCTGAACAGGTCGAGAATATACTACGTGAACTGACCCAGGGCCGCTGCATGGGTGCTTTCACTTGCATTGCCTATCCACTGAACCCGTGAATGAGCACTTTTTACGCCTGGGTTTATTTACTGGCACGGGAAGCATGCACCTTGCGCTTCTGCTGACTCTGGGCTTCGGGTTCGCGTTTGCGTGTCAGTTGCCCAGCGAGTGGAGACCACTGAGCGAGAGCTGTCGAGCTGAACTCGCCGAGATCATCGTGTACGCCAAGGTGCTGGCCATCCACGAGGAGCCGTACGCGTCAAGTCTTTACAATTACCTGCCGTACCAGAAGCACGAGCGCGCGGAGGACGCGCTGCTGTACGCGGCGGAGGTGGAGCTGCTGTGCGACCAGGCGTGGGGCAGCATGCTGGAGGTGCCCGCGGGCTCGCGCCTCAACCTCACGGGACTCGGGTACTTCAGCTGTCAGTCACACACGGTGATGGAAAACAACTCCTACATTTTCTTTCTCAGGTGGGTTCACTTCTGTTTAAAACAACAGTTGGAcatctttttatttgattttttttaagtatttaaattaatttagattattataaaaaaaaattaaggcatCACTTCATTCAAGTCAGTGAGACATCCTCACAAGTATATGTCTCTTTCAGGATGGATGAAAACTACAACATCCTCCCTCATGGAGTTAACTTCCAGGATGCCATATTCCCTGACACGCTGGAGAACAGACGACTGTTTTCCAGCCTCTTCCAGTTCTCAAACTGCTCTGGTAGACAGACAAAACTCAACTTTAATAGTGATTGGGAGAGCCAGGAAGACAGCAGGGTACGacaccaatacacacacacacacacacacacacacacacacagagatgggCTCAGTATGCATTATAGAGTGGCAGacataaatgaaaatgatgtgtGAAAGGCAGGAATCCACGAAAGGTGAACATCAGTATGTATGTATGCGTGTTTGAGCAAGCTTGTTTTGAAATGGCTCAGCTGTAAATTCATGAGTCTTGTAAATGGCTTTTTATTAACACAGGCGTCTCTGCATGCACAACCACATTATTCTTACCAatgtttaacagtaaaacagcagGCAGTTTCCATTCCACTAGCTCTACACTAGCGCCTGGAGAAAACACAACTGAAGCTGCGATAAGGAATCGaggaatctgattggctgtgggCAAAAAGGTGCGAGTAACACCGGTAGTGGGAATAATACAAAAGTAACATGTTCAGGTTCTCATGGGTAAATGGAGCTCCTTCATATAGCACACACTTGCCTTTCTTTGGTGGTCTTTGTATTGAAATGAGAATTCATTTGGCTCGATAGAAGCCAGATTAAAGACCCCCTAGCTAGTGATGATCAACCTTACACACTCACAGATATCCTGTCTCACCTAAACAGCAATTGAAATCAATTATAGAAAACTTTTATGCATCAAAAGCTGTCAGAAATGTTCTATGTCTATACATGTCTAGCCAGTGACCCGAGGAGGTGCAGGGTTCCTCTTAACAGGTGTCCACTAAGCTAAACAGATGTGACAGTCGCTCTGTCTAGATGCAAACAAGGCGTATTCGGATTCGAAACAATTTCAACTCTATTAACAGCATCTTTTCAGAACcttgaacatttctttaaaatactcaTACATTCATTCAGGTATTacaaatcaaaaaagatacaccGGGACACTTCACTAATCACATctgcacagagagacagacagatgcagaGAGGAGATAACAGATAATGATGGTGTGTGCGCTGCAGGAACAGGTGGGGTGATTATCAGGCCCGGGAACCTCCCAGAGATAATGAGAGCTGTTTAACACAGGAGCTTTCCTGTGGGAAAAGGATTGTTTAAGGCTGCCTGAGAGACTCTGAGCTCATGTGACTGTATAGCCGGCACCGTGTCAACCTCTGCTTCTTGTATCATCCATCTTAAA is part of the Carassius gibelio isolate Cgi1373 ecotype wild population from Czech Republic chromosome A4, carGib1.2-hapl.c, whole genome shotgun sequence genome and harbors:
- the LOC127977337 gene encoding optineurin-like, translated to MMNGDISHPRGTDPGNLGSLEETLQQMNTLIKENRELKEALKQTNLSMKERFEGLSAWKEKQKEERDFLEQRLDEAKTRLNAMEVENEALKKRVEEREKSGAECLHTELEALRGQIARLQAEKNDLVALNSELQLKIGQGSPRDSFIEIRIAEDELKVTRDLPNMQKDPCAFSMSKAESEEQTVRQLLQSLRAETDEKEKLQLALQEARRRIAELENRLEHADSSAQTSLPCTTEINSSAEVKNLEEQLLKLCDELKQAQLKLDEAEDIKRSLQDRCKDLEQDLGTVKTQLGEKQTVLAENDSLRVQMESLQAAVKLEQKKTQDEKHNLNQLKDAYTKLFEDYNELQEEKRKREVCVSREEYDDLQTRFATAEKALADKQQKIDEMKMEIFQKEKELETISVFQAQAEIYSSDFYAERAAREKIHEEKERLATQLEYVKKQNTQLQEEMESLGKHSMSEMQRRHVSRGANPQGPPSPHHLQGGDWQQQNIPEHACPKCGEVLPDLDSLQIHIMDCII